In Arachis hypogaea cultivar Tifrunner chromosome 17, arahy.Tifrunner.gnm2.J5K5, whole genome shotgun sequence, a single window of DNA contains:
- the LOC112763274 gene encoding uncharacterized protein gives MLLILENNNKLIDPDQYDSLVRAKIPCKETEPHLHEAVLRHMVHGPCGTLNQSSPCMKNGQCKYNYPKEFVPETRRGDYSYPQYRRRFDTPIPINQNVTIDNRWMVPYNPWLLLEYDCHINVEICSSIKSIKYLYKYCYKGPDRVAMEVHRSSHYDEVQQFIDARWIVAPEHAGGYFNSTFTECTHQLRGCKFICQINIKKIPEYYSWHSKKKELHRRRSQKRAIGRIYIVSPTEGENFYLRILLSNVRGPTGWDDLLTVDGVQYSSFKQSAQHRGLLESDSSIRSCLVEASILRIPCALRRLFATILIFCEPTDVRSLWDEFLSCMVDDYASTSTTTCNGLTNRLLRDLNDILLQHGKHIAQYNLPALTSDNDNDNFMPRIIQEEMSIEVPQEDLCSIERLNHDQSAAFRCIMNTVDRRESGVFFVDGPGGAVKTFLYRGIIADLRSKGHIVLVTASLGIAATLLPGGRTAHSRFKIPINAEPSSTCNISKQSDLAKLIRQMAAIIWDEAPMANKETMESLDRTLGYILENNNPFGGKVMVMRGDFRQVLPVVPKGSKSQMISASIVKSHLWPFTKILQLQQNMRSLNDRDFGEYLMCIGDGIEPTICKDLVQIEAHMAIPWEGEASLHKLINETFPNLQSHGWDASYMVERAILTPKNHDVQQLNYIVINQFSGDERILASFDEVEGDTHNLYQHEYLNSISTGRLPPHMLKVKKGAPLMLLRNIDPKAGLCNGTRLLCRGTFQNMLDVEILIGHHSEKSFSASDKTQNN, from the exons ATGTTACTAATCTTAGAAAACAATAACAAGTTGATTGATCCTGACCAATATGATAGTTTGGTCCGAGCGAAAATACCATGTAAAGAAACAGAACCACACTTACATGAGGCAGTGCTAAGGCATATGGTCCATGGTCCATGCGGAACACTAAATCAATCTTCACCGTGCATGAAGAATGGTCAATGTAAATACAACTACCCAAAAGAGTTCGTACCAGAGACACGACGAGGTGATTACTCATATCCTCAATATAGGAGGCGATTTGATACTCCAATCCCTATCAACCAAAATGTCACAATTGACAATAGATGGATGGTTCCGTACAACCCTTGGCTACTACTGGAGTATGATTGCCATATCAATGTAGAGATATGTAGTAGTATCAAGAGCATAAAATATCTATACAAGTATTGCTATAAGGGACCAGATCGTGTGGCAATGGAGGTTCACAGAAGTTCTCATTATGATGAGGTGCAACAGTTTATTGATGCAAGATGGATTGTCGCTCCAGAGCATGCTGGAGGATATTTCAATTCAACCTTTACCGAATGTACCCATCAGTTGAGAGGTTGCAAGTTCATTTGCCAAATCAACATCAA GAAAATCCCAGAATATTACAGTTGGCACAGCAAGAAAAAAGAATTGCATCGACGTAGGTCACAAAAGAGAGCTATCGGTCGGATCTATATCGTTTCACCAACAGAAGGTGAAAATTTCTATTTGCGTATTCTGTTGTCAAATGTAAGAGGTCCAACTGGTTGGGATGATTTGCTAACAGTCGATGGTGTCCAATATTCGTCCTTCAAGCAATCCGCTCAGCATCGAGGACTGTTGGAGAGTGATAGTAGTATAAGATCATGTTTGGTTGAGGCATCCATTTTAAGAATTCCATGTGCTTTAAGAAGGTTGTTTGCcaccattttaattttttgtgagcCAACAGATGTAAGAAGTCTGTGGGACGAGTTTCTTTCATGTATGGTGGATGATTATGCATCAACAAGCACTACAACCTGCAATGGGTTGACAAATCGTTTGCTTAGGGATTTAAATGACATCCTCCTACAGCATGGAAAACATATTGCACAATACAATTTACCAGCTCTAACCTCGGACAACGACAATGACAACTTCATGCCTAGAATTATTCAAGAAGAAATGTCCATCGAAGTTCCTCAAGAAGACCTGTGTTCTATAGAAAGATTGAATCATGACCAGTCTGCAGCTTTCAGGTGCATTATGAATACAGTTGATCGAAGAGAAAGTGGAGTGTTCTTTGTTGATGGACCAGGaggagcagttaagacatttCTTTACAGAGGTATAATTGCAGACTTAAGAAGTAAAGGGCATATTGTCTTGGTAACTGCGTCCTTAGGAATAGCTGCAACTTTACTACCTGGTGGTCGAACAGCTCATTCTAGATTTAAGATCCCAATCAATGCAGAGCCATCCTCCACGTGCAATATAAGTAAACAATCTGATCTTGCAAAATTGATTAGGCAGATGGCAGCGATAATTTGGGATGAAGCGCCAATGGCTAATAAAGAGACAATGGAATCATTGGACCGCACATTGGGATACATCTTAGAAAACAATAATCCATTTGGAGGGAAGGTGATGGTTATGAGAGGGGATTTTCGCCAAGTACTACCTGTTGTGCCGAAAGGAAGTAAGTCGCAAATGATTTCAGCTTCTATTGTTAAATCACATTTGTGGCCATTCACCAAAATTCTCCAATTGCAACAAAATATGCGATCTCTTAATGATCGTGATTTTGGGGAGTATCTTATGTGCATAGGGGATGGAATTGAGCCTACCATATGTAAAGACTTGGTACAAATAGAAGCACACATGGCAATACCATGGGAAGGTGAGGCATCATTACACAAATTAATAAATGAAACCTTTCCAAATTTGCAATCTCATGGGTGGGATGCATCTTATATGGTGGAGAGAGCGATATTGACACCCAAGAATCATGATGTGCAACAGCTTAATTATATAGTCATTAACCAATTTTCGGGAGACGAACGAATTTTAGCATCCTTTGATGAAGTAGAAGGAGATACACATAATTTGTATCAACATGAATATCTTAACTCGATCTCCACGGGTAGATTGCCACCTCATATGTTGAAGGTAAAAAAAGGTGCTCCTCTGATGTTACTAAGAAACATAGATCCTAAGGCAGGCTTATGCAATGGCACAAGGCTACTGTGTCGAGGAACTTTTCAAAACATGTTAGACGTGGAAATCTTAATAGGCCATCACTCTGAAAAGAGCTTTTCTGCCTCAGATAAAACACAAAACAACTGA